In the Burkholderia contaminans genome, ATCATGTCGGCGCGCGCGAAGACTTCGTCGGCGCCGTCGCAGAGCGATGCACCCGCGGCCGTGTAGTCGTTGTCGAGCAGGCCGATCGCCGTGCCCGCGCCGCGCTGCACCAGTACGCGATGGCCGTGCCGTGTCAGCTCGCGCGCGCCGGCCGGCGTGAGGCCTACGCGATATTCGTGGTTCTTGATCTCTTTCGGCACACCGATCAGCATGAGTCGCCTCCATGGCCTTCGTTATCGTTGTCGTGCAGGTGCGCATGCGGCGACCGATTGCACGTGCGGCCGATCGCGCAGGGGGCGTATCGACGGCAGTACTGGAGTAACAGCGTAGTAGCGCGCGGAGGGAAGTCAAGCGGCCGGACCGCGTGCACTGGCGCGCGCACTGCATCGCAACATGCGCCGTCGCGGGTGGCGGATTGCGACCGGAGGTCGCAATGCACGTGGTGCCGGGTTTCGGTATCGTCACGTGTGGCGCGGATAGGGGCCGCGCGCCGGCACTCTGCCGCCAACACATCGAGACGACGAGACAAAGACACGAGGGCATTGACCGACATGACCGGAGCGTATTTCAGCGTGCCGACGCTTTGCGCAATCGCGCTCGTTCACGTCTACTGGGCGTTGGGCGGGCGGCGCGGCAAGGGGGCCGCCATTCCGGAGCAGGACGGCGAGCCGCTATTGCGGCCGACCGCCGTCGGCACGCTCGCGATCGCGGTGGCGTTGCTGGGCGGCGCGTGCGTGGTTGCCGCGCGTGCCGGCTGGCTGGGGCCGAACACGTATCCCGGTACGATCTCGTTCGCGGTCGTTGCGTTCGCACTGATCTTCGCGGTGCGTGCCGTCGGCGATTTCCGATACGTCGGCTTCTTCAAGCGGATTCGCGGGTCGCGTTTCGCGCGCATGGACACGCTGTGTTACTCGCCGCTCTGCGCGGCGCTGGCGCTGTCCATCGCGTCGATGTTCTGGCCGTGGTGAGCGCGCGTCTCAGCGCGCGGGGCCGTCCATCTCTACGAGGAATTCCGCCGGCACGGTGTCGGTCAGCCATACGCCGTTTTCCGCGACGAAGAACGTGTGGCCTTGCCGATGCATGCGCCGCGCATCGACCTCGAGTATCACGGGCACGCCGTAGCGCGTGCCGACAGCCAGCGCCGTGCGGATGTCCGGCGACAGATGCACGTGATGACGGGCACCAGGTTTCAGCCCTTGCGCTCGAATCGAATCCAGGAAGCGTGTCGCAGTGCCGTGATAGAGGCGCTCGGGCGGCTGCGCGACCGGATAGCGGCGCTGCACGACCGGTGTCGAATGGCCTTGTACCGCACGGATGCGACGGCCGTCGTCGGAGAGGGCGAAGCGCTGCTTGTCGTTGGTTGCGCAGACGGTTTCGAGCGTCGCACGATCGAGGTGGTGCCCCTGGCGAGCGGCACCGGCGATCAGTTCGTCGACGTGAGCCCAGCCTTCCGGGTCGAGTTGCAGCCCGATCGACTGCGGCGCGTGGCGCAGCACGTAGCTGAGATATCGGCTGATGCCGGTCGCGTCGGTCGCCGGCAGTTCATTTTTCTTGTGTGGTTTCATGAGAGGCGGAGGCTACCAGAGCGCCATGCAAACAGGCGCTCCCGGGTACCCCGTGTAGCTGGAAAGAGACATCCGTCGGCGCGACTTGCCACACCGCAATCGTCTACCTGACGCCCGCATCAGTCGGTCATCACGCGATCCTTGTCGATTCCGACTCCCGGATTTTTCAATTGTTGCGATTTTCGAGGCATTGAATTGCATTGATGCGACACTTAATGGAACCGGTTCCATATATAATTCGCGGCACTTTGTCGCCGGACCCGAAAGAGGGTCGTGCACGTCGCGCTTGCTGTCGGCAAACGCGGCGTCTAAGTTGAATGAGGGTCATGAGCGATGAAGGGCAGATGCCGGCAGATGCTGGCATTTGTCAGACGATAAGGCTCGCAAAGAAGCCGATCCGTGCAGCGCAACCCGAATTGGCGCGATGCGCGGCTGCATGAAGCGCGCTGCCGTGCATGGCACGGGCGGCGCCTGCAGCGAGGTTGTTCGCAACAGACGAAAGAACAGGACGGCCAGCCGCATGCGGCATGGCTGCCATGCCGGGCATGCCGCATGCGGAGTGCGCGCGTCCGGGCCCCGATCCCCAACGATCAACATCCGACCATGTCCACGCCACCTGACAAACCCAACTCGCGCCGCCGTTTCCTGCGCACGTCGGTCGCGCTCGTGCCGATCGCGTCGGTCGCCGGCTGCGACCTGCGTTCGTCGTCGCCTTCCGCGACGACCGGCAACGCGCCCGGCGCATCGGCCAACGCCGAACGCGCTCCGTACAAGCCGACCTTTTTCGATGCGAAGGAGTGGGCGTTCGTCCAGGCGGCCGTCGACCGGCTGATTCCGGCCGACGCCGAAGGTCCCGGCGCGCTCGAATCGGGCGTGCCCGAATTCATCGACCGCCAGATGGAGACGCCGTATGCGCACGGCGCCACCTGGTACATGCAGGGGCCATTCCAGCAAGGCGTGCCCGAGCTCGGCTACCAGCTGAAGCTGGTGCCGCGCGACATCTACCGGCTCGGCATCGCGGCGGTCAACCGTTATTGCGAGAAGACCCACGGCAAGGCGTTCGCGGATCTCGACGCACCGACGCGCGACACCGTGCTCGGCGCGCTGGAAAAGGGCGGCGCACAGATCGACGACGTGCCGCCCGGCGTGTTCTTCGGTCAGTTGCTGCAGAACACGCGCGAAGGCTACTTCTGCGACCCGGTGCATGGCGGCAATCACGACATGGCCGCGTGGAAGATGATCGGCTTTCCGGGCGCGCGCGCGGACTTCATGGATTTCGTCAACCAGAACGGCAAGTCGTATCCGTACGGCCCCGTCTCGATCAACGGGGAGCGCAGCTGATGGCCGCAGAGAAAAAGCCGCATGTCGATGCGGTGATCGTCGGCTTCGGCTGGACCGGCGCGATTCTCGCGAAGGAACTGACCGAAGCGGGCCTGAACGTCGTTGCGCTCGAGCGCGGCGAGTATCGCGACACCTATCCGGACGGCGCGTATCCGAACACGATCGACGAGCTGACCTACAACATCCGCAAGAAGCTGTTCCTCGACCTGTCGAAGACGACCGTGTCGATCCGCCACGGCCTGCAGGACACCGCGCTGCCGTACCGGCAGCTCGCCGCGTTCCTGCCGGGCGAAGGCGTCGGCGGCGCGGGGCTGCACTGGTCGGGCGTGCATTTCCGGATCACGCCGGAAGAGCTGCGCCTGCGCAGCCACTATGAAGAGCGCTACGGCAGGAAGTTCATCCCCGAAGGGATGACGATCCAGGACACCGGCGTGACCTACGAGGAGCTCGAGCCGCATTTCGACTTCGCCGAAAAGGTGTTCGGCACGTCGGGGCAGGCGTACAAGGTCGGCGGCAAGGTGGTCGGCGACGGCAACGTGTTCGAAGCGAACCGCAGCGACAACTTCCCGCTGCCCGCGCAGCTCAACACCTATTCGGCGCAGCGCTTCTCCGACGCCGCCAAGTCGCTCGGCCTGCATCCGTACCGGCTGCCGTCGGCGAACACGTCGGGCCCGTACACGAACCCGTACGGCGTGCAGATGGGCCCGTGCAACTTCTGCGGCTACTGCAGCGGCTACGCGTGCTACATGTACTCGAAGGCGTCGCCGAACCTGAACATCCTGCCCGCGCTGAAGCAGGCGCCGAACTTCGAGCTGCGCTCGAAGTGCCACGTGCTGCGGGTCGACCTCGACGATACGAAGAAGCGCGCGACGGGCGTGACCTACGTCGACCCGGCAGGGCGTGAAGTGCACCAGCCGGCCGATCTCGTGATCGTGGCCGCGTTCCAGTACCACAACGTGCACCTGCTGCTGCTGTCGGGCATCGGCAAACCGTACGACCCGATCTCCGGCGAAGGCGTCGTGGGCCGCAATTTCGCGTACCAGAACCTGTCGACGATCAAGGCGTTCTTCGACAAGGACACCTACACGAATCCGTTCATCGGGGCGGGCGGCAACGGCGTCGCGGTGGACGATTTCAACGCGGACAACTTCGACCACGGCCCGCTCGGCTTCGTCGGCGGCTCGCCGCTGTGGGTGAACCAGGCCGGCGTGAAGCCGATCAGCGGCATCGCGACGCCGCCCGGTACGCCGCAGTGGGGCTCGGCGTGGAAGAAGGCCGTCAAGGACAACTACGCGCACACGATCTCGATGGACGCGCACGGCACCAACATGTCGTACCGCGACGTGTATCTCGACCTCGATCCGACCTATCGCGATTCGTACGGCCAGCCGCTGTTGCGGATGACCTTCGACTGGAAGGACAACGACATCAAGATGGCGCAGTACGTGACCGGGCAGATGAAGAAGATCGCGGAGGCGATGGGGCCGAAGGCGATCAGCGTATCGACGCGCGAATTCGGCAAGCACTTCGATTCGCGCGCGTACCAGACGACTCACCTCGTCGGCGGCGCGATCATGGGCACCGACCCGAAGACGAGCGTGCTGAACCGCTACCTGCAGTGCTGGGACGTGCACAACGTGTTCGTGATGGGCGCATCGGCGCTGCCGCAGGGCATCGGCTACAACCCGACCGGGATCATCGCGGCGCTGGCCTACTGGTCGGCACGTGCGATCCGCGAGCAATACCTGAAAAATCCCGCCCCGCTGGTGACAGTATGAAGAGGACGATGAACCACAACGTCGCGCGCCGGATGTCGCGCGCGCTGGCGGCCGGTGCGGCCCGGGCCGCGCTCGGCTTCGCGGGCTCGGCGGCGTTCGCACAGCCGGCAGCACCCGCGGCGGCTTCCGGCCCGGCGGCGGCACCCGCGGCCCAATCCGCCGACGCGGCCCTGATCAAGCGCGGCGAGTACCTCGCGCGGGCGGGCGACTGCATCGCGTGCCACACCGCGAGCGGCGGCAAGCCGTTCGCCGGCGGCCTGAAATTCGACACGCCGATCGGCGGGATCTACTCGACGAACATCACGCCGGATCCGAAGACGGGCCTGGGCGGCTGGACGGTCGAGGACTTCACGCGCGCGGTGCGCGAAGGCGTGCGCAAGAACGGCGACACGATGTATCCGGCCATGCCGTTTCCGTCCTACGCGCGCCTGACCGACGACGACATGAAGGCGCTGTACGCATACTTCATGCACGGCGTCGCGCCCGTCGAGCACGAGAACCGCGCGGTCGACATCGTGTGGCCGCTGTCGATGCGCTGGCCGCTCGGGATCTGGCGCAAGATGTTCGCGCCGACACCGAAGCCGTTCGATGCTGCGCCGTACACCGATCCGGTGGTCGCGCGCGGTGCGTATCTCGTGCAGGGGCTCGGCCACTGCGGCGCGTGCCATACGCCGCGGGCGCCGACGATGCAGGAGCGTGGGCTGACCGACGCGGACGGCCCGGACTTCCTGGCCGGCGGCGCGGCGATCGACGGCTGGGTGCCGACGAGCCTGCGCGGCGAGCCGCGCACGGGCCTCGGCACGTGGACGGAAACCGAGATCGTGCAGTTCCTGAAGACGGGCCGCACGCTGCGCACGGCCGCGTTCGGCGGGATGACGGACGTGGTCGGCCACAGCATGCAGCACATGACCGACGACGACCTGAATGCGATCGCGCGCTACCTGAAGACGCTGCCGCCGCGCGTGCAGGGCGAACAGCCGCACGTGTACGACGCGGCCGCCGCGAAGGCGTTGCAGATCGGCGACGCGAGCAAGCCGGGCGCGGCCGTCTATCGCGACAACTGCATGGCCTGCCACCGCAGCGACGGCCACGGCTACACGCGCGTGTTCCCGGCGCTTGCCGGCAACCCGGTCGTGCAGGGCGACGATCCGACCTCGCTGATCCACGTGGTGCTGGAAGGCAGCGCGCTGCAGGGCACGCGCACCGCGCCGTCGACGTTCACGATGCCGCCGTTCGGCTGGCGCCTGTCGGACCAGGAAGTCGCGGACGTGTCGAACTTCGTGCGCACGAGCTGGGGCAACACGGGGGCTGCCGTGACGGCCGCGCAGGTCGCGAAGGTGCGCAAGAGCGTGCCGTCGACCCGGCCCGAACCGCCGCCGGGTGCGCGGTTCCCGCAAGCGTCGCGCTGACGGGGCGGCGGGGCGCCAGTCCCGCCTGTCCGATGTACATCAAGGCGCCGCCGCATCCGCGCGGCGCCCTTTCAATTCACCGGGGTTGCACCCCGCAAAGGCGCGCCACCGCGTGAATTTTTCGCGGCGGCGCGCCATTTTTCCGCCTCATCCCTTATCCTTTCGTTCTTGAACCTTACTAAATAGTTACAAGAACTTCGGGAGGGGGGATGCCTCATGACGTCAGCCTGATTGCGTTGCTCGCGGCCGGTTTCGGTCTCGCGATGGTTTTCGGTTATTTCGCGTCGCTGTTGAAAATGCCGCCGCTCGTCGGCTATCTGCTCGCCGGGATCGTGATCGGCCCCGGCACGCCCGGCTTCGTCGGCGACCTGTCGCTCGCGCAGCAGCTCGCCGAAGTCGGCGTGATGCTGCTGATGTTCGGCGTCGGCCTGCATTTCTCGCTCGGCGATCTCCTCGCGGTGCGCAAGATCGCGCTGCCGGGCGCGATCGTCCAGATTACGGTGGCCACGCTGCTCGGCGGCGGGCTCGCGCTCACCTGGGGCTGGAGCGTCGGGGCGGCGCTCGTGTTCGGGCTCGCGCTGTCGGTCGCGAGCACGGTCGTGCTGCTGCGCGCGCTCGAAGGGCGCGGGCTCGTCGAGACGGTCAACGGGCGCATCGCGGTCGGCTGGCTCGTCGTCGAGGATCTCGTGATGGTGCTCGTGCTGGTGCTGCTGCCGCCCGTCGCGGGGCTGCTCGGCGGCACTCCGCCCGGCGACGCGCATGCGGCCGGCGGCAGCGTGTGGGGCACGCTCGGCGTCACGATGCTGAAGGTCGCGGCGTTCATCGCATTGATGCTGGTGGTCGGCAAGCGCGTGTTTCCGCGCATTCTGTGGCTCGTCGCGCGCACGGGCTCGCGCGAGCTGTTCACGCTGTGCATGATCGCGGCCGCGGTCGGTATCGCGTTCGGCGCGGCAAAGCTGTTCGACGTGTCGTTCGCGCTCGGCGCGTTCTTCGCCGGGATGATGATGCGCGAGTCGGAATTCAGCCGGCGCGCGGCCGACGAGACGCTGCCGCTGCGCGATGCGTTCTCGGTGCTGTTCTTCATTTCGGTCGGGATGCTCTTCGACCCGAAGATCCTGCTCGCGGAGCCGCTGCACGTGATCGAGGTCGCGGCGATCGTGGTGATCGGCAAGACGCTCGCGGCAGTCGCGCTCGTGATCGCGTTCCGCTATCCGCTGAATACCGCGCTGACGGTGGGTGCGGGTCTCGCGCAGATCGGCGAGTTCTCGTTCATCCTCGCCGGCCTCGGCCGTGCGCTTGGGCTGCTGTCGGCCGAGGGGCAGAGCCTGATTCTGGCCGTCGCGCTGATCTCGATCGCGATGAACACGCTGCTGTTCGCGATGATCGATCCGGCGCTCGCGTGGATCCGCAAGCATTCGGCGTTCGCGCGCAAGCTCGAGGCCCGCGACGATCCGCTCGCCGCGCTGCCGATGTCGACGCCGCAGACGCACCTGACCGGGCAGGTCGTGATCGTCGGCTACGGCAAGGTCGGTACGCGAATCGCGCACGCGCTGGACGAGCGCGGCATCGCGTATGTCGTCGTCGAGCAGAATCGCGAGCTCGTCGAGAAACTGCGTGCGGAAGGTGTCGCGGCCGTGTCGGGCGATGCGATCGAGCCGATCGTGCTCGTGCAGGCGCATATCGCCCGCGCCGGGATGCTGGTCGTCACGCTGCCCGACGTGTTCGACGTGCGGCAGATCGTCGAGATCTCTCGCACCTTGAACCCGGCGCTCGAGGTCGTGCTGTGCACGAACAGCGGCGACGAGGCCGCGCTATTGTCGAGCGAGGGTATCGGCACCGTGTTCATGGGCGAGTCCGAACTGGCGCGCGGAATGACCGAGCACGTGCTCGGCAGGATGACGAAGCCGGCTGCGACGGCTGCGCATTGACGGCGCGCGGCATCGCGCCGCGCGCCGGGCAGGGCGCGGCGGCTCGGGCGGGCCGCCGCGCGAAAAATGGCAGGAGGCGGCGGCGGGAACGCTCAAATGATGCGCGGCGTTCCTGAGAAGAGTGACGGTGCCCGATGACGGGGAAGTCTGAGGCGGCGACGAGGCCGTTGGAGCGTGACGCGCGCGCCGGGACGGCGGCGCGTCGCGCGGGCTGAGCCGATCACCCCGCCGCCGTGTTTGCCTGCGCCGTCGCTCTTGACGGCGCGGCAGTCTTCAGCGGTACAGTGCTTTTCGGCGCAGCGGCCGTTTTTGCCGGCGTCGCCGCCGCTTTCGGTGCAGCCACCGTCCTTTGCGGCGCAACGGCCTTTGCCGGCGGTGTCTTCTCGGGCTCGACCGGCGCGTCGGGCGGCACGCCGAGCAACTGCAGCGAGCCGCTGGTGACCGACGCGAATACCGGGCCGGCCACGGTGCCGCCGTAATAGCCCTTGCCGCGCGGCTCGTCGATCATCACCGCGACGATCAGGCGCGGGTTGCTCATCGGCGCCATCCCGGCGAACAGCGCGCGGTACTTGCCCTTCGCGTAGGTCGCGCCGACCTGCTTGCGCGCGGTACCCGTCTTGCCGCCGATCCGGTAGCCGTCGACGCGCGCGCGGCGCCCCGTGCCGCCTTCGCCGACCGCCATCTCGAGCATCGAGCGGATCGCCGCGGCCGTTTGCGGCGACGTCACGCGGTGGCCGCGATGCGCGTCGATCGTCTGCTGGTCGGTGCCGTTCTTCAGCAGCGACACCGGGTGCAGCGTGCCGTCGCCGGCATAGGCCGTGTAGGTCTGCGCGATCTGCAGCAGCGACATCGACAGGCCGTAGCCGTACGCCATCGTCGCCTGCTCGATCGGCCGCCAGCGCTTGTAGCCGCGCAGCCGGCCCGACGCGACGCCCGGGAACGTCAGTTCCGGCGCACGGCCGATCCCGTATTCCTGGTATTTGTTCCAGATCGTTTCGGCGGGCAGGTTCAAGGCGAGCTTCGCGAGCGCGACGTTGCTCGACTTCTGCAGCGCCTGCGACACCGTCAGCGACCCGTGATTCGACGTGTCGTGGATCACGGCCGGGCCGATCTTGTAGGTGCCCGGCGACGTGTTGATGATCGTGTTCGGCGTGACCTTGCGCTCGTCGATCGACAGCGCGACGACGAGCGGCTTGATCGTCGAGCCCGGCTCGAACGTGTCGATCACCGCGCGGTTGCGCAACTGCTGGCCGGTGAGGCGCGCGCGGTCGTTCGGGTCGAAGGTCGGGTAGTTCGCGAGCGCGAGGATCTCGCCGTTCTGCGCGTCGAGCACCACGACGCTGCCGGCCACCGCGTTGTTCTCGACCACGGCCGCCTTGAGCTGGCTGAACGCGAGCTGCTGGATGCGGCGGTCGATCGTCAGTTCGATCGTCGCGCCGTGCTGCGCCGGGACGAGCGGGCGCGTGTCCGACACGATGCGGCCGAGCCGGTCGCGGATCACCTCGCGCTGCCCGGACGTGCCCACCAGGCGCGCATTCGCCGCGAGCTCGACGCCTTCCTGCCCCTTGTCCTCGACGTTCGTGAATCCGACCACGTGCGCGGCCGATTCGCCTTCCGGGTAGAAACGCTTCGAATCGGCGATCTGCGTGATGCCGTCGATCGCGAGCTTGTCGAGCTTGCCCGCGGTGTCCGCGTCGACCTGCCGCTTGAGCAGCACGAACGTCTTGTCGTTGCCGAGGCGCCGCTTGACCTCGGCGAGCGGCATGTCGAGCAGCTTCGAGATCTGCGGGTAGTCGGTGTCGGCGACCTGTTTCGGGTTCGCCCAGATTTCATAGGTCGACAGGCTGACGGCAAGCATCGCGCCGTTACGATCGACGATGCGCCCGCGCGTCGCGTCGAGCTCGATCGTGCGCTGGTAGCGCTTCTGGCCCTGGCCGACGTAGAACTCCTTGTTCGCGACCTGCACCCAGAAGGCGCGGCCGATCAGCGCGGCGAACGCGAGGAACACGAGGATCACGATCAGCTTCGAGCGCCACATCGGCAGGCGCGATGCAAGCATCGGATTCTTGGTCGCGGCCGCGTACGGATCGGCGGGGTGGGTCTTCTTTTTCACGCTCATGCAATGGCCGGGTCGGGCCGCCCGAGGGCGGTGAGTCAGTCTGGATAATGCGATTGTAATAAATGAGTAAACGCCGTGTGGGGAAAGTATGTTCCGGCCCCGAGAAAAAGCGGGTATCGGCGCGCTGACACGGGGTGGAAAACGGGAAGGGAATGGTGCGGCGGAAGCGACATTTCGCCGAAGCAGCAGACGATGAGACTCGGGGATTCGTGACGTGCAGATCGGGGGGGCGCACGATTTCAGGTACGGATCGATACTGATCCTTCCCGGTGTGCGATCAATTGACCGGCACGCGATTATTTCTTTAAACCGGAAAATGAAAAACGCCCCGCATTGGGGCGTCGTTAATGCTGAATATCGAAATGAATATCATTGAAACCGGAATAAACCCGAAAACCGCAGACGAATTACATCGGTAATTTCTATCGGGCGACGGAAATGAATTCCCGGTATTCCGGCTCGCTCGTGCAGCGATCGACAGCCTGCAGTCGCCACGCGCCGGGGTGATTGCCGGCGAGCACCGCAGGGCCCTGTTCGCGCTGGGTCGCACCGAACGACAGACCCTTCAACTGGCACACGGCATTCCCGCCGTCGGCCGCGCAGAGCGCCATTGCGCCCTCGACGTCGCGGACCTTGCCCCAGGTCGGAAGATCCAGGCCTTGATGTGCCTCGCGCGACCACAGGCCCTCGTCGGTATCGACCCACAGTACCGCGAAGGCTTGCCGGGTTGCCGACTCGCTGCCATTAATCCGAATGGTGAGGCGCATTGTGATCGTCTCCTAAAAAAATGACACATTCGACCGTTTTGACTTGATCAGTCTAGATAGACTGGTGTGAAACGCAAGTGATAATCCGCAATAAATCCGAATTGAGTTCATTGCGGTTTCAGATGGAACGACGTCTGACGATTCATGGTCATGCCGACGGAGCACCCGCAAACACGCGCGCAGCGGCGATCGCGGTGCCGATGAGAGGAGGGCCGATCATCGAGACATGGGACGACATGGCCGCGAGGCGCGTCGATCTGTCGCGCATGACCCACCGGGGGAAACCGGGGCGACCGGGGCGGGACCGCACCGTCGGAACGCGGGCCGACCGGATGCTGCGGCATGTTGACGGTGCGCCCGGTACGACACACTCCGACAATCCCATACAAATCGGCACACTTTCACGAAACTTTCGGGACAGACTTGCCTGCGGTCGGGCCCCACACTGGGATCTTCCCGATCCAGTGCCGCGGACGCCCGTCCTCGGCGGCTGCCGCCGCCTCGTGCCAGAGACGCGATCGACGCGATCGCGGGCCGCACGCCCGATCGGGACTGCCGGGGCGCGCGTCAGGCCCCGGCCCGGCCGGTGAGCCGTGCGCAGCCCGCAACCGCGGGCGTCGCGCCGCCCGGCCGACTCTTCGAAGGAGACTATCGTGCTGATCTGGAAAACCGCGTTGTCGCTCAACTGGCGGACGAGCCTCGTGTCGCCGGCCAGCGCACCGGTCGCGGCGGCGAACGTCGGGCGGCTGGTGCTGACCGGCGCAACCGGCTTCATCGGCAGTACCGTACTGACGGCGCTCGTCAATGCGGGGCTGCTCGACCGCATCGTCTGTGTCGTGCGCGCGCAGGATCGCGGCCACGCCGTCGCGCGGCTGCGCGAAGCGGCGCTGCGCGCGGGGCTGGCGCCGTACTGGGCATCGCGCCTGACCGATGCGAACGTGATCGTCGGTGCGCTCGGCGACGTGTGGCAGGGCGCCGACGCGCCGCGCCTCGCCGCCGCGACGCACGTGATTCATTGCGCAGGCCATGCGTCGCCGGCCGACGGCGCGCACCTGCGGGCCGACATCGCCGATGCGGTGCGCTTCGCCGAACGATTCGCCCGGGCGCCGCGCCTGCAACGCTTCGTGTACGTCGGCACGGCCTATGCGCATGCAGGCCGCGGCGGGATCGTGCAGGAGCAAGCCGCGGCCGACGCGGCGAACGACGTCGCGCGCGACGACGAAGGCTTGCCGGGTGCGGTGCTCGCGGCGGACTACCTGCATGCGAAGGCCGAGACCGAGCAGCGGCTGCGGGCGCTCGGGTTGCCGCTCGTCGTGGTGCGGCCGTCGCATGTGGTCGGCCACACGGTGCTCGGCACGCGGCCCGCGCCGAATTCGTTCTGGATGTTCCGGCTCGCGCATGCCGCGCGCCGCTTCACCGCGCGGCCGATGACGCGCATCGACATCGTGTCGGTGGACGACGTGGCGCGTGCGACGATGCTGCTGGCCGTCAAGCCGACGCTCGCGCACGACCTGTATCACGTGTCGGCCGGCGACGAGGCGCCGCAGGTCGCGCAGATCGTGCGGGCGATGGACGAGGCGGCGGGGATGACGGGCGCGCCGCGCTACGCCGCGTGTGCGCCGGCCGAGTTGCCGCTCGTGGTGCGCGATGTGCTCGGGCGGACCGATCCGGCACTCGAACGCGTGATCGGCCGGGCACTGCAGCGCTGCGGGGAA is a window encoding:
- a CDS encoding DUF3995 domain-containing protein, which codes for MTGAYFSVPTLCAIALVHVYWALGGRRGKGAAIPEQDGEPLLRPTAVGTLAIAVALLGGACVVAARAGWLGPNTYPGTISFAVVAFALIFAVRAVGDFRYVGFFKRIRGSRFARMDTLCYSPLCAALALSIASMFWPW
- a CDS encoding RNA 2'-phosphotransferase encodes the protein MKPHKKNELPATDATGISRYLSYVLRHAPQSIGLQLDPEGWAHVDELIAGAARQGHHLDRATLETVCATNDKQRFALSDDGRRIRAVQGHSTPVVQRRYPVAQPPERLYHGTATRFLDSIRAQGLKPGARHHVHLSPDIRTALAVGTRYGVPVILEVDARRMHRQGHTFFVAENGVWLTDTVPAEFLVEMDGPAR
- a CDS encoding gluconate 2-dehydrogenase subunit 3 family protein, coding for MSTPPDKPNSRRRFLRTSVALVPIASVAGCDLRSSSPSATTGNAPGASANAERAPYKPTFFDAKEWAFVQAAVDRLIPADAEGPGALESGVPEFIDRQMETPYAHGATWYMQGPFQQGVPELGYQLKLVPRDIYRLGIAAVNRYCEKTHGKAFADLDAPTRDTVLGALEKGGAQIDDVPPGVFFGQLLQNTREGYFCDPVHGGNHDMAAWKMIGFPGARADFMDFVNQNGKSYPYGPVSINGERS
- a CDS encoding GMC family oxidoreductase, which codes for MAAEKKPHVDAVIVGFGWTGAILAKELTEAGLNVVALERGEYRDTYPDGAYPNTIDELTYNIRKKLFLDLSKTTVSIRHGLQDTALPYRQLAAFLPGEGVGGAGLHWSGVHFRITPEELRLRSHYEERYGRKFIPEGMTIQDTGVTYEELEPHFDFAEKVFGTSGQAYKVGGKVVGDGNVFEANRSDNFPLPAQLNTYSAQRFSDAAKSLGLHPYRLPSANTSGPYTNPYGVQMGPCNFCGYCSGYACYMYSKASPNLNILPALKQAPNFELRSKCHVLRVDLDDTKKRATGVTYVDPAGREVHQPADLVIVAAFQYHNVHLLLLSGIGKPYDPISGEGVVGRNFAYQNLSTIKAFFDKDTYTNPFIGAGGNGVAVDDFNADNFDHGPLGFVGGSPLWVNQAGVKPISGIATPPGTPQWGSAWKKAVKDNYAHTISMDAHGTNMSYRDVYLDLDPTYRDSYGQPLLRMTFDWKDNDIKMAQYVTGQMKKIAEAMGPKAISVSTREFGKHFDSRAYQTTHLVGGAIMGTDPKTSVLNRYLQCWDVHNVFVMGASALPQGIGYNPTGIIAALAYWSARAIREQYLKNPAPLVTV
- a CDS encoding c-type cytochrome, which codes for MKRTMNHNVARRMSRALAAGAARAALGFAGSAAFAQPAAPAAASGPAAAPAAQSADAALIKRGEYLARAGDCIACHTASGGKPFAGGLKFDTPIGGIYSTNITPDPKTGLGGWTVEDFTRAVREGVRKNGDTMYPAMPFPSYARLTDDDMKALYAYFMHGVAPVEHENRAVDIVWPLSMRWPLGIWRKMFAPTPKPFDAAPYTDPVVARGAYLVQGLGHCGACHTPRAPTMQERGLTDADGPDFLAGGAAIDGWVPTSLRGEPRTGLGTWTETEIVQFLKTGRTLRTAAFGGMTDVVGHSMQHMTDDDLNAIARYLKTLPPRVQGEQPHVYDAAAAKALQIGDASKPGAAVYRDNCMACHRSDGHGYTRVFPALAGNPVVQGDDPTSLIHVVLEGSALQGTRTAPSTFTMPPFGWRLSDQEVADVSNFVRTSWGNTGAAVTAAQVAKVRKSVPSTRPEPPPGARFPQASR
- a CDS encoding cation:proton antiporter, whose amino-acid sequence is MPHDVSLIALLAAGFGLAMVFGYFASLLKMPPLVGYLLAGIVIGPGTPGFVGDLSLAQQLAEVGVMLLMFGVGLHFSLGDLLAVRKIALPGAIVQITVATLLGGGLALTWGWSVGAALVFGLALSVASTVVLLRALEGRGLVETVNGRIAVGWLVVEDLVMVLVLVLLPPVAGLLGGTPPGDAHAAGGSVWGTLGVTMLKVAAFIALMLVVGKRVFPRILWLVARTGSRELFTLCMIAAAVGIAFGAAKLFDVSFALGAFFAGMMMRESEFSRRAADETLPLRDAFSVLFFISVGMLFDPKILLAEPLHVIEVAAIVVIGKTLAAVALVIAFRYPLNTALTVGAGLAQIGEFSFILAGLGRALGLLSAEGQSLILAVALISIAMNTLLFAMIDPALAWIRKHSAFARKLEARDDPLAALPMSTPQTHLTGQVVIVGYGKVGTRIAHALDERGIAYVVVEQNRELVEKLRAEGVAAVSGDAIEPIVLVQAHIARAGMLVVTLPDVFDVRQIVEISRTLNPALEVVLCTNSGDEAALLSSEGIGTVFMGESELARGMTEHVLGRMTKPAATAAH
- a CDS encoding peptidoglycan D,D-transpeptidase FtsI family protein, translated to MSVKKKTHPADPYAAATKNPMLASRLPMWRSKLIVILVFLAFAALIGRAFWVQVANKEFYVGQGQKRYQRTIELDATRGRIVDRNGAMLAVSLSTYEIWANPKQVADTDYPQISKLLDMPLAEVKRRLGNDKTFVLLKRQVDADTAGKLDKLAIDGITQIADSKRFYPEGESAAHVVGFTNVEDKGQEGVELAANARLVGTSGQREVIRDRLGRIVSDTRPLVPAQHGATIELTIDRRIQQLAFSQLKAAVVENNAVAGSVVVLDAQNGEILALANYPTFDPNDRARLTGQQLRNRAVIDTFEPGSTIKPLVVALSIDERKVTPNTIINTSPGTYKIGPAVIHDTSNHGSLTVSQALQKSSNVALAKLALNLPAETIWNKYQEYGIGRAPELTFPGVASGRLRGYKRWRPIEQATMAYGYGLSMSLLQIAQTYTAYAGDGTLHPVSLLKNGTDQQTIDAHRGHRVTSPQTAAAIRSMLEMAVGEGGTGRRARVDGYRIGGKTGTARKQVGATYAKGKYRALFAGMAPMSNPRLIVAVMIDEPRGKGYYGGTVAGPVFASVTSGSLQLLGVPPDAPVEPEKTPPAKAVAPQRTVAAPKAAATPAKTAAAPKSTVPLKTAAPSRATAQANTAAG
- a CDS encoding DUF3564 family protein; this encodes MRLTIRINGSESATRQAFAVLWVDTDEGLWSREAHQGLDLPTWGKVRDVEGAMALCAADGGNAVCQLKGLSFGATQREQGPAVLAGNHPGAWRLQAVDRCTSEPEYREFISVAR